Part of the Kamptonema formosum PCC 6407 genome, CTTAATAGTAAATGTTGCTCCCTTCCCCTCACCTTCGCTTTGGGCGCGAACGCTACCGCCGTGCAGTTCTACCAAATGGCGGACAATAGCTAAACCGATACCCAAGCCAGTATAAGTTCTAGCGATTGAGCTGTCGGCTTGACGGAAGCGATCGAACACAAAGGGCAGAAAATCAGGTTTTATCCCCAATCCCGTATCCCTCACCGAAATCTCAACATGAGAGTTAACTCTCTCCAGGTAGACCTGAACTTGCCCGCCTTTGAGCGTAAACTTAACCGCGTTAGAAAGCAAATTCCAGACGATTTGCTGCAAGCGGTCTGAGTCTCCTGCCACCAGCCCCCCTGTGGAATCGAAGATGGTTTGCAGGCGAATCTCCTTAGCTTCAGCCGCAGGGCGGACTGTATCTAAGGCTGCTTCAATGACGGTGACAAGTTCAACTGGGCGGACATTCAGCCGTACCTTACCCTGAATGATCCGGGAAACGTCGAGCAAATCCTCAACTAATTGCGCTTGGGCTCTAGCACTGCGCTCAATTGTCTCCATTGCCTTGGCTGTCGTCTTCTCGTCAAACTTGCGAGTATTGAGCAGGCGCAGCCAACCCAGCATGGCGTTTAAGGGCGATCGCAACTCGTGGGATAGCGTCGCCAAAAACTCATCCTTCATCCGGTTGGCAGTCTCCGCCTGAGTGCGGGCATTCTGTTCGCGGATGAGTAACTGGGCGCGTTCGTCTTCAGCTTGTTTGCGTTCGGTGAAGTCGCGCATGATTTTAGCAAAACCCCGCAATCCTGCCTCATCTTGCAGGGAAGTGAGAATACCGCTAGCCCAGAAACGGCTGCCGTCTTTACGGATGTGCCAGCGTTCGTCCTCTGCTTGACCTGCCGCTACTGCTTGCTCTAGTTCCAGCTTGTCTGTGCCGGCAGCTAAATCCTCCGGTGTAAAAATAATCGATGTCGGCTGACCGATTGCCTCTGCTTCCTCATAGCCTAAAATTCTTTGAGCTCCTACACTCCAACGGATAATGTATCCTTGGGCATCAAGGAAGAAAATTGCGTAGTCTTGTGCATTGTCTAACAGCAGACGGAACCGCTCTTCAGTTTCTCGTTGCGCTGACTCGGCTTGCTTGCGGTCTGTGATATCGGCGACAATCCAAACTGCTCCTGCAAAATTACCACGATCGCCTAAAATCGGGTCAGCAGTGACAGAAAACCAGCGATCGCCAAACCTCAGTTCTAAATTTTGTCGGCGGCCAGTTTCTCGAGCCCGAATAAAGAGATTTACTTCCGTAGCACCGATCGTATCTTGGATCAAATCCTGATAAAAACAACCTTTAATCTCGCTTTCCGATTTTCCCCAAAGTTCCCTCGCGGCGCAGTTGCACCGCACTATACTGCCATCGCTATCCAGCAGACACACCAGATCCGCGATCGCATCGAAAGTCGTTTGCCACTCCCTCGCCAGTAGCCGTGCCGCTTCCTCTGCCTTTCTGGTACGAAGCAAAGCATTGACAGTCGCGACTAACTCAATCGGCTCTACAGGCTGGGCGAGATAGCCATCTGCACCGCCATCTAACCCCTGTACCTTATCCTCGCTCTTGACAAAACTAGCCGAGAGATGTAGCACCGGAATAAACGCCGTAGCAGGGTTAGTCTTAATCTGCCTACAGACCTCAAACCCATTGATATCAGGCAACTGCACGTCAAGGACAATTAAATCTGGTTGGTAGTCGAGTGCCAATTGCAGGCCAGCTTTCCCAGTGGCCGCCTGTTGCACATCAAACCCCGCATTTTGAAGCATCCGGGTAACGATATAGCGGTTAGCTGCGTTGTCGTCTACGTGCAAGATCGTGACTTGAGGTCGGTCGGGCATAGTTTTTGGAAAAAATAAGGAAGAATTAAGGTACGAATTAGGCTATAGGTTTGATTTAATCGCTTTTTTAGTGCCGAAACGATAAAACTACCATTATTTTGCGAGTCAACCACAGACCGAGATCGTCTAGAGGAAGAAAAATAAAATAGGAGAGCGGTAATTTTAAAGGAGGGAGAGCGAAGTCTGGGTATATATAGCAGTCGCCAAGGCGATTAGGACACGATTGATTGCTGGAACCCGCTTATTCTATTCCCTTCTTCCCTAGTCCTGAGCATCCTAGTCCCTAGCTATAGGTATAAGCCCTGCTTTTATCAGAGCTTCCCGGAGTTTACCGCTTGCCACCTCGTGATGTTGACTCTCTTTAGATAGAATTGCGATCGCGTTTTGTGCTATATACATTGACTCTTGTGGGTCGAGCAACTTTGAGCTATTAACAATTACAGAGATATTCTTAGTATCAGGATTGCTTTTAAGTTGTTTCAATACTTCAAAACCATTCATTCCTGGCATCTCCAAATCTAAAAAAATTGCATCAATAGTTTCCGTCTGAGCTAACGCTAAACCTTCCTGCCCAGACTCAGCTTCAATTATAGTAAAATTAGGATCGGCTAAGTATTCCTTGAGCAAGTATCTAGCTACTTGGTCGTTGTCTATAATCAAAACTTTTTGCGGCAAATCCCCCTTGACTAGAGCATTAATTTTGTGGAGCAGCGGAAGTCGCTCCGCAGGTTTGATAAAAAACGCATCTGCACCCAATGCGCGAGCTTTCCTCTCGTTGTCAATGACAGTGATTACAATCAGAGGAATATTCTGCGTTGCTTCGTTTCCTTTCATTTCAGCAATCAAAGTCCACGTACTCTGTTTATCTAGTAAAATGTCCAATAGTATAGCTACAGGTCTAAAAACTTGAAGGGCCTCTCTTGCTTGACAAAGCGATCCAGCTATTATCATTTGATAGCAAGAACCCTGAAAATATTTCTCATAAGTAAATAAAGTTTCTACATTATCTTCTACTACTAATATAGGATAGAGAGCTGCATCCAAATTGCAAGAGAAATTCTCCCTTTGCACATCCTCTTTGATACTGTTATAAACGACAGGAATTGTAGCAAAAAATGTTGAACCTTTCCCTAATTCGCTGGTAAGAAAGACACTTCCTCCCAGCAATTCAGCTAATTTTTTGGCTAGCGGGAGTCCCAAACCTGTTCCTTTAAATTGTGTTTGTAGGGGAGAATTAAGTTGGGTATATTCTTCAAATATCAGCTCTCGATCGCCTACGGCAATACCGATACCAGTATCCGCTACGGAAAAGACAACAGTGTTACCAGCAATTGCCGCTGAAACCCTAATTTCTCCAACTTCTGTATACTTCAACGAATTGGAGATAAAATTTCTGAGAATTTGGCTAACCTTGCCTTCGTCAGTGTAAAGTTTATGGCAACCGACAACTTCTTCAAAAACTAGAGAAACTGACGAATTATAGGCCAGTAAAGGCCGTAGCATACCCCTCAAAGCTCCAAAAAGGTCGCTAATTTCAAACTCATTGGGATGCACTACAATTTTGCCTGCTTCTGCCTTTGCCAAGTCTAATAAGTCATTAACTAAATCCGAAAGACATTCAGCAGATTTACGGATGAAAGTCACTTGCTTTTCTTGTTCTAATGTCAATTCACCATCCATCCTGTCTAACAGTATCCGCGAGAGAGATATAATTGAGTTTAGCGGCGTGCGAAACTCGTGGCTCATATTTGATAAAAATCGGGTTTTAACTTCATTTGCCTTCTGTAAGGAATCGGCTTTTTCATCTAATTCGGCATAGAGAGCTACTACTCCCCTATTAGTATCTTCTAATTCGCAATTGAGCTGAATTAGCTGCTCTTCACGCTGACGGATATCTTCTAGAGCTAATAGTAATTCTTGGTTCTGCTGCTGAATTTCTTCAAAGGAACTTTGAGGCGCTTGCATCGCCAATTTACTGCCCAACTGCCCTAAGTCTTTTGCTGTTAAAATAGAAGGCAACCTCGGCAAGTTTTTTTCCATCACGACGATAGTTCCCTCACCTACCGAAGAGGAAATCTGAAATCGATCCATTAACCGCTTGCTGCCAATAATACCTAGACCCATGCCAGTTGTAGATATATATTGTCCATTGAGAATAGTATTAAGATTAGCAATACCTTGACCTCGATCCTCAATGGAAATTATCAATGTTTGAGGCGAAGATATTTCCACCCAAAATTTAACTTTTCCGCCTCCGGCATATTGAAAAGCATTGCGACCAATTTCAGATACAGCAGTGGCAATGCGAGTTTTATCCTGAGCCTGAAAACCTAATAAACTTGCAATTTGCCCCGCCCGCTGGCGAGTCATGACGACATCTTGTTCAAATTTGATTTCTAGAGTTAGGAGAGTGAAAGTCATTGCTAATGGCTAATGGCTAATGGCTAATGGCTAATTGGTAATGGCTAATGGCTAATTGCTAATGGCTAATTGCTAATTGCTAATTGCTAATTGCTAACAGTTGACAGTTGACAGTTAACAGTTAACAGTTAGCAGTTAACTTAAAAATTTTATTTAGCGGCAAGCACTGTCACATCATCGCGACCTCTAGTGAAATCTCGGTACAAAACTCCAGCAATTAAACAGGGATGTTTTGATACTAAACCAGCATAACGCTCTAGATGCCACTGCGTACCCAACCCATCGGAGTGCATGACTAAAAGACCTCCTTTGGGCCACTGATAGACAAATTCCTGAATTTTGCGAACCTCATGTCCGACAGTACCATTGTGGGAAACCATGCTGTAGTTTGCATCGGGAGAAATGACTGCGGCAGAAATATTTCCGATTCCTGCAAAGCGAACCGATGCGCTACGAAAGTCAATTTCTGCGATCGCGATTACTGCACCCCGCGTACTTCGCAAAGCCCCATGAGCCGCCTCTATAATCTCTTTTGGGCTTTTATGAGTATTCTCTCGAAATATCCTCACAGCTTCATTAGATGCGATCGCAGCTTGCGGGCCGTGACCCAACCCGTCGGCCACTAGCAGCAAACTACGATCTTCCTGCTGTTCTACGGCCCAAGCATCCCCTGAAACATCCTCGCCTCTGACAGGTAAGCAAACTCCGCCAATTTTTAGGCGATCTTCTGGTGGGGGTGAATCGTAAGATGTTGCCCAGATGTGGCTTAATATGGCTGTGCCGCCGTTGGTAACAGAATAAATGTCAAAAAAGTTAGATAGCCGCTGGCAAGCCCCCAAACCGTTTCCCAGAGTCCCGCCTGTAGAAAAGCCGTCGCGCAAGCACTCGCTAATACTGCTCATTCCCGGCCCAGAGTCTAAGGCTAAGATTTCTATAAGCGCGATTGAGTTTAAGACTTTTGCTTGTAGCAATAGTTGACCGTTACGGGCGTAGCGGACGAGGTTTTTTGTCAACTCGCTGACTACGATGCTAACCTTTCCACGATCTGTTTCGTTGAAGCCAAGTTGATTAGCAAAGGCTACAGCTATCCGCCGCGCTTCGCCAGCTTGACTGGACTCTAGAATGGGTAAGGCGACTGGTTCTGGCATATTTGCTTCCTGGGTTTGGTTTAAGGTTATCTATTTCTCTTTTCTTTTCCTCCTCTATGCCTTTGTGTCTTCTTAGGTTCATTAAATTGCAGGGTTTTGCTTTTCAATAAGACTACAAAAATGAGACATAACTTTGGGTATAAAGGAAGGGGAGTAAACTTCAAAAATTCTCTCGTTTTAGGACAGAGGTTTGGCAAGAGGTCTAGGAATTTCAACATGACTCTCACTATTTTTTTGGTGGTAAAGAAGTCAGCTACTTCCACTTAGCGATCGTAATAGTTGTGCCCTCACCGACGCGAGAAACGATGTTAAATTCGTTCACGAGCCGCTTGGAACCAGAAAGACCCATGCCAAGCCCGCCTCCGGTGGTGAAGCCGTCTTTTAAGGCAAGGTCGATGTCGGGAATGCCGGGGCCTTTGTCTTCAAAGGTGAGCCGCACACCCCGGCGGTTTCCCTCTTGTAGGGTTTCCAGTTGTAGTTGCCCGCCGCCGCCGTAGTCTAAGGTATTACGGGCGAGTTCGCTGGCCGCCGTCACGATTTTGGTTTGGTCTACGAGGCTCAAACCTTGTTCCACGGCTAACTTGCGGACGGCTTGCCTTACTAGCACAACGTCTGCGGCGGTTTTGATGCTCATGGTTTCAGACCTCTGCACGGTCATCTGGCATCTCCTCTGGAGTTGCTAGCGATCGCCGCAATAGAGCCATTCCCCTCTCTACGTTTAAGGCTGTGCGGATGCCTTTGAGGGAAAGCCCTAATTCTACTAGAGTAATGGCTACTGCTGGCTGCATTCCAACTACGACTGTTTCGGCATCAAGTATCTGCGACATTTTGGCAATGTTTCCTAATATTCGCCCGATGAAGGAGTCAACCATATCTAAGGCGGAAATATCTATTAATACGCCGCGAGCATTTGTCTGGTTGATGCGATTTGTGAGGTCGTCTTGTAATGTCATGGCTAGGCGATCGTGCATATCGACTTGGATCGTAACTAAGAGAAATTGACCCATTTTAAGTATGGGAATTTTTTCGTCCATGATGCTTCCTTAAGTGCGCGGCTGGTTGCGGGTGATGCTGGCTCCAATGCGTTTTAATGCTAGAGCAAAAGCGTCGGCTAGGGTGGCTTTGGTGATCACGTCCGCGAGATCCACGCCGAGGTAAACGATGGTTTGGGCGATTTGGGGGCGAATGCCGCTGATGATGCAGTCAGCGCCCATTAAGCGGGCGGCAGTAACGGTTTTGAGCAGGTGTTGTGCAGTTAGGGTGTCTACGGTTGGGACTCCGGTAATATCAATGATCGTAACTTCTGCGCCTGTCTCTACAATTTTTTGTAGGAGGGACTCCATTACACCTTGAGTGCGGTTGCTGTCCAGGGTACCGATGATTGGTAAGGCTAATATCCCATCCCACAGTTTTACAACTGGGGTGGAGAGTTCCATGAGTTCTTCTTGCTGGCGATAGATGACTTCTTCGCGGGCTTTTTGGTAGATTTCTGTGGTCAGTAAACCTAGTTTATCTAGGAGGGTACTGACTGACCAAATCTCTTGGATGAGGTTTTGGCTATCGTTTGCGAGTTCGGAGTGTAGCTGGGTGAATAAGGGGTGTTTTAAGGATAAAATAAAGGTTGCGGTTTCTGAGGGTGTGAAGCCTTTGTGAGAGCGATCGCGCGATATGCTGGAAAGCATTTCTCGCACTGGCCGCCATTCTGAGGTGTTGATGTCAGTTAAGTTACCGCGATCGAGTGCTGCTACTAGGAGGTCTAGAAATTCTCTGCACTCTTCCCGTACTTCTATTTCTTTGAGCGAGTCTTGGCGACTGCTAGCAGTCATCTGCTCTGAGAGCCATGCTGTCAACAGTTCCGAGCGGTATTTTTTGAGAATTTCGGAAATTTTGCTTTGGCCGTTCAAGCTCATATTTGCTGTTCCTTACACCTGTGGGAATTAAAAGAGCCTGTAACAAAGTACAAAGATTAGGCTTTAAGGTATAACTAGCGTTACTTGGAGCTGTTGGCAGACACGGGAAAGCGATAGAGTTTTATTTTATATCAATTCCAGTTTGTTAACCACGATTAGGTGCTGGGGCGGGTTTACAAGCTTTCTAGCTTGTATTACATCTCGCAGGCGAAGCACTCCTAGAGGAATAATGGTTAATCAAGCGGACTTAATTCTATTTGACGCTGGTCGTTGACGCGAACAATTGTCCAGTTTGAGGTAGTCCCTTTAAGGCTAATTTATCTATATTGCACTATGGGTTAGGGGGGGGGAAGTGGAGTTTGGGCTAAATAACTCCTTATTGTTAAGTTACCACGTTAAAGGGTTGACTTACAATCGGCAAGAGGGTTAAGATTTACGACTACGAGTGTAGGGCGATCGCGATACTCTGTTTTGGTCACACTTGTGCTCTATTTTAGGATACTCAAGGGCGAGGGATGAGGTTTCTGGGTCTGGTAGGCGATCGCAATTCTCAAGTCGTCTGTTTCTGAGGCAAGAGCACTTTCCTTTAGATTGAGTTAAGTTCACCTGAAAATCCGATAGTTGCGATATTTTTCTATTTTTTTCACCACTTTTGTGAGCGTAAAGCTGGCAATTTCCGATCGCATTTGCGCTTGTAAAATCCCTCACTTTACCCTATTTGTATCATTGATAATGAGGTATGGCAGGAGGCAGGAGGCAGGAGGCAGAAGGCAATACTAGAAATGATTTGGGGGATGGAGAATGCCCTAAACGTTGTGGCGGTTGCTATAATTGCTAACCGTTAACAGTTAACCGTTAACCGTAATTTTAAAAAGGTACAAAAAATAAGTGCTGAATTATGGGATTAGCTCACAACTCAGCACTTATAATTTTTTTGATACCCCCAGGGGAATTCGAATCCCCGTCGCATCCGTGAAAGGGATGTGTCCTAGGCCTCTAGACGATGGGGGCGTGTGTTTCACACCTTTATTAACTTAACGCATCTTTCTGAGTTTGTCAACTACTTTTTCAAAAATTTTTTTTATTGGTTCCAAGGCTGTTGGCAGTAGGCTGTGAGAATGCGAGTACAGTTAGCGATCGCACCTAAATGAGCAATCTCAAACCCGTGAGTGTTTTGGGTGGGGAAGGCCAAACAAGCGGCCCTAGCTACGTGACCAAACTTCATGGCGATCGAGGCATCGCTACCAAACCCAGCGATCGCTGCCAATTGTACCACCACACCCGCGCGATCGGCTGCTTGGCGCAATTCCCCATTTAAGCCTTCATCATAAATCCCGTAGCCATCCTGAGACAACAAAACTGGCTTTTCGCCATCATCAATGGGATATTCCGGTGCCAAGGGGCAAATTTCCAAAGCAATTAACGCATCTAATTCCTGTCTTTGAGTAAAGTATAGTGCCCCGATCGCGCCGACTTCCTCCTTCGCCGATGCCACCAAATAAACATTAACGGGTGGTGCTTGCAAAGATGCAGCTACATCTAGTAAAATTGCCACAGAAGCTTTATTATCCAGGGTATAACTAGCAATATAATCCTTTAATCGTAGCGGGTGTTTGCGGTGCTTTCCTACTACCATGCGCGTACCTGGACGAATGCCTGCCTTAGCTAATTCTTCCGCACTACATTTCGTTTCAATCCAAGCATTTTCCCACTTTAATGCCACATCTTCCTGCTGAGATTTTTGAGGAGATTCGTGAGAAACATGACGGGAACCAAAGCTGAGGATACCACTAATGGTTTGATTATCTCCCAATAAATCGACAACGCCTTCGCCATAAACCCAAGGGAAAGAACCCCCAAGTTTACGAACTTGGACTCGGCCATTTGATGTTACAGTTTTGACGATCGCGCCGATTTCATCTTTATGGGCAGTAATTGCGATAGAGTGTTGAGAATCGCGACCTGGAATTAGTGCGATCGCATTTCCTGCACTGTCAAGCCAAGCCTTTACTCCCATTTTCGTAAACCTATCGATTAACCAGTCGTCAACTTCCGACTCAACACCACTAGGAGAGTGGTGCATCACTAGCTCTTCAATCGTAGCAAACAAGCGATCGTACTCTTGCATTTTTTTACCACAAAAGGGACGAGAGAGGGGATGGGGGAGATGGGGGANNNNNNNNNNNNNNNNNNNNNNNNNNNNNNNNNNNNNNNNNNNNNNNNNNNNNNNNNNNNNNNNNNNNNNNNNNNNNNNNNNNNNNNNNNNNNNNNNNNNTAACAAGACTTACGCACCCAACCAAAGAAACCGGGTTTTTGACGAAAATACTTCGTTTTACCCACAGATTCTCTCAAAAACCCGGTTTCTGGAGCCCTGAGCGTAAGTCCTAAATTAGCAATTAGCAATTAGCAATTAGCCAATTACCAATTACCAATTACCAATTACCAAAACTACTAATTAGACTTCTCTTGTAGCGCATCCTTCGCTGATACTCCATCCCCCTCAACTCCAAAATACCAAAGACTTGCCGCCGCCTCTGCACGGCTAACAGATTTATTAGGCTGAAACAGGGTTGTAAAACCAAAAACTCGGCGAATATTAGCTAAATCTCCATTATTGAAATCAGCTAAAACTGCTCGTGCAGCACCCGAATCAATCTTCGAGGTATCTTGAAAACCCCACCTTTCTTTCACCGCATCAATATTAGCTGAAGGCAAAGCTTGACGAGTATCCAGAGGCACTTTCCAGAGCATCATCGCTGCACGAGTTAAAGGCTCGTTTGGTCGAAACTTGACATTTTTAGTATCCCCAGAAAGGGAACTAGGAATTAAACCTGCTTCTGCTAAACCTTGAATTGCTGGAAAATCAGGATCGGTTTTTGGGACATCAGTAAAAGCCGCCGTAGTTGATGTTATCGCTAACCGAATTTGTTTCGCTGGACGATTAGCATAAATCTTATTATTAGCCGCTACCAGCCAGCGTGCATACTCGCGGCGAGTAATAGTTTTGTTAGGTTCCGGTAAGGTATTAGTAATATCTGAACTCTGATTTTGCGATCGCAATTTCAACACGCCTAACTCGACTACCTCAGCTACATACTGACGCAATTCTTGAGGTACTTCGCTTTGCTCCTGTGCCTTTGGTGTTGATATAACTTTATTGTCTAAATTAGGAGAAGCAGAGGCACTTGGCGAAGGCGAAGAATTGGTAATGGCGGGAGAATTACTCGGTTCTGGTGTAGCAGCAATTTCCTGAGAATCTTTGCCGTACTCAATCGTAAATTCTGTAGCCGCACCCGATTTCTGATTAGGTACAAACGATACAGCGACACGCAAATTATTCTTAGTTGCCGTCAATGTTCCTTGTTCATCTTCCGTAGGTGGTAATTTAATTTCCCATTTTTGACGTTGAAATTCTGTCTGATAATAATTCTGAATGTAGTTGCTGGGATCGGTGCTTTTCCAACGAAGTTGTACCTTGTCTTCAGTGGGATTATTTAGCTTAGTAACTTCGAGCAACTCAGCATTAGTATAAAGTGGAATTTCATTGGGAAAATCAGGGGGCAACTTAGCAGTTGAGGTATTAGATTGGTTAGTAGCAAGAGGTGGCGGCGTGGGTACTCTCAAGCTAGCGGGACTTTCCTGAAGTCGGGGATCGGCGGCCAAAGACTCCTCAAGTGCTTTACTATTAGGACTATTGGCACAAGCCGTCAACGAGGCTAGCAAAAATATGGTTAAGCTGGCATTGGCAGCGTGACTTTGAATCCTGACCAAATATTTCGAGGATCTAAGCCATCGAGTAAATATAGTATCCACAATAAGTCTCCTCATTACCTATCTCTTTAAGGCTAGCGTAAATATTCACCCTGGATGCGATCGCCAGATTTCGAGGTCTGTCCCCCTATGGTCGATCTCGCTTGCGATTCATTTTTATTTGTTGAGTTTTATGAAAAAATTCACAACTAGGTACAGAACGTGCTAAAATCAGCCACACTTCATGGAGGTGCTTAAATCTCTGGAAAAGATTGTCAGAACCATCGGATTTAATTTTTTAATAAGGCATCTATGGAATTTAGCCTGATTCTTTCCAATATTCTCAACCCTCCAGTGTTGTTCTTTTTTGTCGGATTGGCAGCAGTTTGGCTCAAGTCAGATTTAGAAATTCCCCAGCCATTGCCAAAACTATTTTCTCTCTATCTCCTGTTTGCAATTGGCTTCAAAGGTGGTCACGAAATTATTGAGAGTGGCGTAAGTGTGGAAATTGGATTTACTCTTTTAGCCGCAATGTTAATGGCTTGCATAGTACCAATTTACTCATTTTTTATCTTAAGAATCAAGCTAGATGTTTATAATGCAGCAGCGATTGCTGCCACCTACGGCTCTATCAGTGCTGTCACTTTTATTACTGCCAGCGCATTACTAACCAAATTAAATCTGAGTTTTGGCGGGCACATGGTTGCAGCTCTTGCTCTGATGGAATCTCCAGCTATTGTCATCGGCATCTTTTTAGTGCGTTTGTTTATCGATAAGCAAGAGAGCGAAGCTGAAAACGTTGAGCAAATATCTTGGATTGAGGTATTGCGAGAAGCCTGTCTGAATGGCTCGGTATTTTTGTTAGTAAGTAGTCTAATTATCGGATTGCTGACTGGCGACAGTGGTTGGCTAAAAATTAAGCTTTTTGCTGACGACTTGTTTTACGGGATATTGTGTTTTTTCCTTTTAGATATGGGATTGATTGCAG contains:
- a CDS encoding response regulator — translated: MPDRPQVTILHVDDNAANRYIVTRMLQNAGFDVQQAATGKAGLQLALDYQPDLIVLDVQLPDINGFEVCRQIKTNPATAFIPVLHLSASFVKSEDKVQGLDGGADGYLAQPVEPIELVATVNALLRTRKAEEAARLLAREWQTTFDAIADLVCLLDSDGSIVRCNCAARELWGKSESEIKGCFYQDLIQDTIGATEVNLFIRARETGRRQNLELRFGDRWFSVTADPILGDRGNFAGAVWIVADITDRKQAESAQRETEERFRLLLDNAQDYAIFFLDAQGYIIRWSVGAQRILGYEEAEAIGQPTSIIFTPEDLAAGTDKLELEQAVAAGQAEDERWHIRKDGSRFWASGILTSLQDEAGLRGFAKIMRDFTERKQAEDERAQLLIREQNARTQAETANRMKDEFLATLSHELRSPLNAMLGWLRLLNTRKFDEKTTAKAMETIERSARAQAQLVEDLLDVSRIIQGKVRLNVRPVELVTVIEAALDTVRPAAEAKEIRLQTIFDSTGGLVAGDSDRLQQIVWNLLSNAVKFTLKGGQVQVYLERVNSHVEISVRDTGLGIKPDFLPFVFDRFRQADSSIARTYTGLGIGLAIVRHLVELHGGSVRAQSEGEGKGATFTIKLPLMPIRQNLETGERVHPGIGGELPFENLPALNGLRVLVVDDEADSRAFLTAVLEECGAEVVAVGSAVEAIATLKSLKPDILLSDIGMPEEDGYALIRQVRSLSPQEGGQIPAAALTAYARAEDRTRSLLSGFQIHLPKPIEPAELAAVVANLANRTG
- a CDS encoding ATP-binding protein, whose translation is MTFTLLTLEIKFEQDVVMTRQRAGQIASLLGFQAQDKTRIATAVSEIGRNAFQYAGGGKVKFWVEISSPQTLIISIEDRGQGIANLNTILNGQYISTTGMGLGIIGSKRLMDRFQISSSVGEGTIVVMEKNLPRLPSILTAKDLGQLGSKLAMQAPQSSFEEIQQQNQELLLALEDIRQREEQLIQLNCELEDTNRGVVALYAELDEKADSLQKANEVKTRFLSNMSHEFRTPLNSIISLSRILLDRMDGELTLEQEKQVTFIRKSAECLSDLVNDLLDLAKAEAGKIVVHPNEFEISDLFGALRGMLRPLLAYNSSVSLVFEEVVGCHKLYTDEGKVSQILRNFISNSLKYTEVGEIRVSAAIAGNTVVFSVADTGIGIAVGDRELIFEEYTQLNSPLQTQFKGTGLGLPLAKKLAELLGGSVFLTSELGKGSTFFATIPVVYNSIKEDVQRENFSCNLDAALYPILVVEDNVETLFTYEKYFQGSCYQMIIAGSLCQAREALQVFRPVAILLDILLDKQSTWTLIAEMKGNEATQNIPLIVITVIDNERKARALGADAFFIKPAERLPLLHKINALVKGDLPQKVLIIDNDQVARYLLKEYLADPNFTIIEAESGQEGLALAQTETIDAIFLDLEMPGMNGFEVLKQLKSNPDTKNISVIVNSSKLLDPQESMYIAQNAIAILSKESQHHEVASGKLREALIKAGLIPIARD
- a CDS encoding ATP-binding SpoIIE family protein phosphatase, whose product is MPEPVALPILESSQAGEARRIAVAFANQLGFNETDRGKVSIVVSELTKNLVRYARNGQLLLQAKVLNSIALIEILALDSGPGMSSISECLRDGFSTGGTLGNGLGACQRLSNFFDIYSVTNGGTAILSHIWATSYDSPPPEDRLKIGGVCLPVRGEDVSGDAWAVEQQEDRSLLLVADGLGHGPQAAIASNEAVRIFRENTHKSPKEIIEAAHGALRSTRGAVIAIAEIDFRSASVRFAGIGNISAAVISPDANYSMVSHNGTVGHEVRKIQEFVYQWPKGGLLVMHSDGLGTQWHLERYAGLVSKHPCLIAGVLYRDFTRGRDDVTVLAAK
- a CDS encoding anti-sigma regulatory factor, whose product is MSIKTAADVVLVRQAVRKLAVEQGLSLVDQTKIVTAASELARNTLDYGGGGQLQLETLQEGNRRGVRLTFEDKGPGIPDIDLALKDGFTTGGGLGMGLSGSKRLVNEFNIVSRVGEGTTITIAKWK
- a CDS encoding STAS domain-containing protein — protein: MDEKIPILKMGQFLLVTIQVDMHDRLAMTLQDDLTNRINQTNARGVLIDISALDMVDSFIGRILGNIAKMSQILDAETVVVGMQPAVAITLVELGLSLKGIRTALNVERGMALLRRSLATPEEMPDDRAEV
- a CDS encoding STAS domain-containing protein, whose translation is MSLNGQSKISEILKKYRSELLTAWLSEQMTASSRQDSLKEIEVREECREFLDLLVAALDRGNLTDINTSEWRPVREMLSSISRDRSHKGFTPSETATFILSLKHPLFTQLHSELANDSQNLIQEIWSVSTLLDKLGLLTTEIYQKAREEVIYRQQEELMELSTPVVKLWDGILALPIIGTLDSNRTQGVMESLLQKIVETGAEVTIIDITGVPTVDTLTAQHLLKTVTAARLMGADCIISGIRPQIAQTIVYLGVDLADVITKATLADAFALALKRIGASITRNQPRT
- a CDS encoding M42 family metallopeptidase, which produces MQEYDRLFATIEELVMHHSPSGVESEVDDWLIDRFTKMGVKAWLDSAGNAIALIPGRDSQHSIAITAHKDEIGAIVKTVTSNGRVQVRKLGGSFPWVYGEGVVDLLGDNQTISGILSFGSRHVSHESPQKSQQEDVALKWENAWIETKCSAEELAKAGIRPGTRMVVGKHRKHPLRLKDYIASYTLDNKASVAILLDVAASLQAPPVNVYLVASAKEEVGAIGALYFTQRQELDALIALEICPLAPEYPIDDGEKPVLLSQDGYGIYDEGLNGELRQAADRAGVVVQLAAIAGFGSDASIAMKFGHVARAACLAFPTQNTHGFEIAHLGAIANCTRILTAYCQQPWNQ
- a CDS encoding S-layer homology domain-containing protein; protein product: MDTIFTRWLRSSKYLVRIQSHAANASLTIFLLASLTACANSPNSKALEESLAADPRLQESPASLRVPTPPPLATNQSNTSTAKLPPDFPNEIPLYTNAELLEVTKLNNPTEDKVQLRWKSTDPSNYIQNYYQTEFQRQKWEIKLPPTEDEQGTLTATKNNLRVAVSFVPNQKSGAATEFTIEYGKDSQEIAATPEPSNSPAITNSSPSPSASASPNLDNKVISTPKAQEQSEVPQELRQYVAEVVELGVLKLRSQNQSSDITNTLPEPNKTITRREYARWLVAANNKIYANRPAKQIRLAITSTTAAFTDVPKTDPDFPAIQGLAEAGLIPSSLSGDTKNVKFRPNEPLTRAAMMLWKVPLDTRQALPSANIDAVKERWGFQDTSKIDSGAARAVLADFNNGDLANIRRVFGFTTLFQPNKSVSRAEAAASLWYFGVEGDGVSAKDALQEKSN